A region from the Drosophila takahashii strain IR98-3 E-12201 chromosome 2L, DtakHiC1v2, whole genome shotgun sequence genome encodes:
- the snsl gene encoding uncharacterized protein snsl, whose translation MSWPKQWGYASLWLPLLIGLLYTQNATAFIVPRELPSILSIVYSNIPPIKKGTDSRLGFGFRLGEHADFQVMVELGPQKETRPIGEPSQDDQSFNKRQVSQTDQKALARQLYRQQVKEEAERLMTSTERNGASWLEAWSNGMKPQKQKSKDQAKRPAKESSAANHRIPPQPQDPSNAMQQLQLLYKMATSSSSTTTTTAIPPAFKGGSLNLGAPSGFKLPPPALSQDTNTLSNPTPLKNQSEITRELMNVSLETDT comes from the exons ATGTCTTGGCCAAAACAATGGGGCTACGCTAGCCTCTGGCTGCCTTTGCTGATCGGCCTGCTCTACA CACAAAATGCCACCGCTTTCATTGTGCCAAGGGAACTACCGTCCATATTATCCATAGTTTACTCCAATATACCACCGATTAAAAAGG gAACTGATTCCCGTTTGGGCTTCGGCTTTCGCCTGGGCGAGCATGCGGACTTTCAGGTGATGGTGGAACTGGGTCCCCAGAAGGAGACCCGACCCATCGGCGAACCCAGCCAGGATGATCAATCGTTCAACAAGCGCCAGGTGAGCCAAACCGATCAGAAGGCTCTGGCTCGCCAACTCTACCGCCAGCAGGTGAAGGAGGAGGCCGAGAGATTAATGACCTCCACGGAGAGAAATGGGGCCAGCTGGCTGGAGGCCTGGTCGAATGGAATGAAACCTCAAAAGCAGAAATCAAAGGACCAGGCCAAAAGGCCTGCGAAAGAAAGTTCGGCTGCCAATCATCGGATTCCACCGCAACCGCAAGATCCCTCGAATGCCatgcagcagctgcagttgcTCTACAAAATGGCCACCAGttccagcagcaccaccaccaccactgcGATTCCTCCTGCCTTCAAGGGGGGTTCCCTCAATCTGGGTGCTCCAAGTGGCTTTAAGCTGCCACCACCTGCTCTCAGCCAGGACACAAATACGCTGAGCAATCCCACTCCTCTCAAGAACCAAAGTGAGATCACCAGGGAGCTAATGAATGTCAGTCTGGAGACAGACACTTAG
- the LOC108064019 gene encoding sialin, which produces MSNTEKGGLHRVRNFLSCRQVLNLLTMLGFMLNYALRVNLTIAIVDMVRPNVTSQAGNATLAGNNTGNSTASPDGVDVYEERFPWDTYQTNFVLGCFFWGYILTELPGGRLAELIGGRRVFGHSMLWASLLTLITPLAAHINYVVLIVVRVVLGFMLGASWPAIHPVAAVWIPPMERSKFMSNMMASSLGAAITMPICGYLISVAGWASVFYLTGAVGLLWSLAWFTFVYETPATHPRISAEERREIEEAIGTTTSKKRPSHVPWGQLLCSPAVWAIIICHGLAVFGFFTVVNQLPTFMSKILHFDIKQNGLFSSLPYLGKYVMAVASSYLADYLRKKGTLSTTATRKLFTTFALVIPGLLMIVQVFLGYDATWSVTIFSLALFAHGAVTAGYLGNGLDIAPNFSGTIFGLANTLSSFGGFLSTWMVGALTYNDESFHSWQIVFWILAATYISGPIVFAIFGTGELQPWNNPPERVKISDVTQEEGVPLKNEK; this is translated from the exons ACTTCCTGTCATGCCGCCAAGTGCTGAACCTGCTGACCATGCTCGGCTTCATGCTGAACTACGCCCTGCGAGTGAACCTCACCATTGCCATCGTGGACATGGTCCGGCCAAATGTGACGTCGCAGGCGGGAAATGCCACCTTAGCGGGAAATAACACGGGAAATAGCACTGCCTCGCCGGACGGAGTGGATGTGTACGAGGAGCGCTTTCCGTGGGACACCTACCAGACCAACTTCGTGCTGGGCTGCTTCTTCTGGGGCTACATCCTCACCGAGCTGCCCGGTGGCCGTCTGGCCGAGCTCATCGGTGGACGCCGCGTCTTTGGACATTCCATGCTGTGGGCCAGTCTGCTCACCCTGATCACGCCGCTGGCGGCGCACATCAACTATGTGGTGCTCATCGTGGTTCGAGTGGTGCTCGGCTTCATGCTGGGCGCCTCCTGGCCAGCCATTCACCCCGTGGCCGCCGTCTGGATTCCGCCCATGGAGCGCTCCAAGTTCATGTCCAATATGATGG CTTCTTCCCTTGGCGCTGCGATTACCATGCCCATCTGTGGCTACCTGATCTCCGTTGCTGGCTGGGCCAGTGTCTTCTATCTGACTGGAGCCGTGGGTCTGCTGTGGTCCCTGGCCTGGTTCACCTTCGTCTACGAGACCCCGGCCACCCATCCCAGGATTTCGGCTGAGGAGAGGCGGGAGATCGAGGAGGCCATTGGCACCACCACCTCCAAGAAGCGCCCGAGTCATGTGCCCTGGGGTCAGCTGCTCTGCTCTCCGGCTGTCTGGGCCATCATCATCTGCCATGGACTCGCCGTCTTTGGTTTCTTCACGGTGGTCAATCAGCTGCCCACTTTTATGTCCAAGATTCTGCACTTTGACATCAAGCAG AACGGCTTGTTCTCATCGCTGCCTTATCTGGGCAAATACGTTATGGCTGTGGCCTCATCCTACCTGGCCGATTACCTGCGCAAGAAGGGTACTCTGAGCACGACGGCGACCAGGAAACTATTCACTACTTTTG CCTTGGTGATTCCGGGTCTGCTGATGATAGTGCAAGTGTTCCTGGGCTATGATGCCACCTGGTCCGTGACCATCTTCTCGCTGGCCCTGTTCGCCCATGGAGCTGTCACCGCTGGTTATCTGGGCAATGGCCTGGATATTGCACCCAACTTCAGTGGAACCATCTTTGGATTGGCCAACACGCTGTCCTCCTTTGGCGGATTCCTTTCCACGTGGATGGTGGGAGCCCTAACCTACAATGAT gAATCCTTCCATTCGTGGCAAATTGTGTTCTGGATTCTGGCAGCCACCTATATCTCGGGACCCATTGTTTTCGCCATCTTTGGCACCGGTGAACTGCAGCCCTGGAATAATCCTCCAGAGCGCGTTAAGATCAGCGATGTCACCCAGGAGGAGGGTGTTCCCCTAAAGAACGAGAAGTGA